The window GACTTTTATTGAATCGATAAGATGGTGTGAGGCAGTTGCCTCTTCTATGAGAAAATCCGTTATAAAACCGCAGGATTGGGAAATCAGATTCAGCTCCCGGATATATTTGATCTTTACCGTGTCATTGATTGGGCCGATAACAAAAATGAAGTGGCTGGAATCTTTGGTAGGATCAAGGGGAAGTCTGGCATTCGAGCGGTTGGCTAAAGAGTCATAAAGCAGTGAATCGGGCCTGGTTTCAGCATATATGGATAAAGTAGTATCGATAGCTGCACCGGTTTCAACACCCTCGTCAAAAGTATAAAATCCAAATCCGGCATCATTCCGAAGGGACTGGTCGCATTCCTGCTCTTCGCATGAGAAGAATGAGAATGCCATGGTTACTGCAAATAAAAAAGGTAAAAATTTTTTCATTGTCCGGAACTTTCCCGGTTTGTTGAATTTCAAGATGCCAGTCAAAAGTAAAGAATTATGGGGGTAATACAATATTTTATAATTAAGTTTTTGTGTTTTCCCGACGTTCAGGGAAAATACAAAAAGGGAAAGAAGGGTTTTTCAGGCTTTAACTTTTATCTCCGAAGCCAGGGCAAACGATTTATCGTCAATGGCCCTCTGGGTGGCCAGTATTCCGTCAAGATGGTCATATTCATGCTGCAGGAGTTCAGACAGATCGTCTTCCAGGTCCCAGGTCTGCTCGTTCCAGTTTTCGTCCAGATATCTTATGCTGCATTTTTTATGCCTTCTGACTTTCACCAGAAGATTGGGAAAGCTCATGCAGTCATCCCAAAGCTCCATCATTTCCGTGCTGTGATTGTATAATGCAGGATTGATCAGAATCAGGGGGCGATCCATATACAGGGCAATCATCCGCTTTTGGTATCCGATCTGGGGAGCAGCTATGGCACGGCCGGCAACGTAGGACTTCCGGTATTCAATGATGAGGTCGTGCATTTCGGAAGCTTTGCTCAGGGCCACAGGCAGCTCATCTTTCGTCAAACTTTCGGATACTTCGTGAAGTTTGGGATTGCCAAGTTTTAGGATTTTATGGAGGTTGCTCATTGTTAATCGTTAATAGAGTGAATATAGCTTTTCAGGTATCTTTTAATTTTTTTCAAATTTATAATATT of the Bacteroidales bacterium genome contains:
- a CDS encoding peptide deformylase; the encoded protein is MSNLHKILKLGNPKLHEVSESLTKDELPVALSKASEMHDLIIEYRKSYVAGRAIAAPQIGYQKRMIALYMDRPLILINPALYNHSTEMMELWDDCMSFPNLLVKVRRHKKCSIRYLDENWNEQTWDLEDDLSELLQHEYDHLDGILATQRAIDDKSFALASEIKVKA